Below is a window of Vibrio sp. SS-MA-C1-2 DNA.
AAAAGACCTATCCCAATATTTGTTTAAATAATAATGCATGTTTAGTCGTCGATACTTATTTAGACTCTAAAAGTGATTTAAATGTAAACAAGGTTTTTAGCAACAAAAAAGTGGCTTAGAAAACTCGAACAGCGCTTTTTATTCATTCTACAAATTACTGTGTAAAAGGCTCAATTATTTATTGTAATAAAATTCAACTGTTATAAAAGTTAGAAATGAAAATAATTTAAGGATAAGTTATGAATGTATGTATTGTTGGTGCAACTGGGGCTTTTGGTCTAAAACATATCGATGCAGTAAAGCAGATAGAAGGAGTGGCTATTTCTTCGCTTGTTTCTCCTGATCTTGACAAATTAGATGATCTAATTTCAACGTTTGAGCAACCACCTGTAGGCTATGCTAACTTAACGGCGGCTTTAGAGTCTCCAGACGTCGATGCGGTGATTTTAGCAACGCCAACACAAATGCATGCAGCACAAGCCATTGAGTGTATGGAAGCGGGAAAACATGTTCTTGTTGAAATCCCAATGGCTGATAATATCGAAGACAGTTATAAAGTTGTTGAAGCTCAAAAGAAGAGTGGCTTAATTGCTATGGCTGGCCATACTCGTCGTTTTAACCCTAGTCACCAGTGGATCCAAAATAAAATTGCTGCGGGTGAGCTACATATCCAGCAGATGGATGTACAAACGTATTTCTTTCGTCGTACTAATACGAATGCTAAAGGTGAAGAGCGTTGCTGGACGGATCATCTTCTTTGGCATCACGCTTGCCACACTGTGGATCTTTTCCAATATCAAACGGGTGAAAAAGCGACTAAACTGCAAGCGATGCAAGGTCCAATTCATCCGAAATTAGGTATTGCAATGGATATGTCTATCGGGATGAAAGTACCAAGCGGTGCAATCTGTACCTTATCTTTATCGTTTAATAATGATGGTCCTTTCGGTACTTTCTTCCGTTATATTTGTGAAGAGGGAACGTATATTGCACGTTATGATGATCTCTTTGATGGCCGTGAAAACCCGATTTCACTTGAAGGTGTAGCAGTATCTAATAATGGCATTGAATTAATTGATCGTGAATTTTTTGATGCAATTAAGACTGGACGCGAGCCAAACTCAAGTGTTGCTAGTTGTCTTCCTGCAATGGAAACACTTCATGGTTTAGAGCAATTATTAGAATCAGAGTAAATTAATACAATACTTTCTTCTCTTATTAGAATTGAATAATCATTAGTGAATCATTATTTAAATACCCTACCACATTAGTCATGCTATTTGGTGGGGTTTTCTGTTTATAAAGATAATCACAAGCTTCATATATGAAAAGCCAGATTGTTAGTTATGTTCATTCATCTACTCGCCTCACGATGAAGTTTCGGTATAAATAGAACAAGTAAGAAAAGATAGCGTGAAAATAAGGATTAAGACATGACAAAAATTGCAGATAAAAAATTGGCACCAATTGCTTTAGGTTGTATGAATCTCTCTCATGCTTATGGCCTTGCACCAAGCAAGGAACATGGTATGAAGGTGTTGAATCAAGCATTAGATCTTGGCTATGATATGTTGGATACGGCAGCACTTTATGGTTTTGGATTAAATGAAGAATTATTAGCAAAAGCAGTTGGCCATCGTCGTGATGAGTTTTTTCTTGCCAGTAAATGTGGCATGTTTAAAGGTGATAATGGGTTACGAACCATTGATGGTCGACCTAAAACATTGCGAAAAAATTGCGAAGATTCATTAAAACGCTTGAATACCGATGTGATTGATCTCTATTACCTTCATCGCTGGGATAAATCGGTACCTATCGAAGAGAGTGTTGGAGAGCTTTCTCGTTTAGTCGACGAGGGGAAGGTAAAGCATTTAGGTTTATCTGAAGTGTCAGCTAAAACTTTATGCCTAGCCAATCAGGTTCATCCTATTGCAGCAGTCCAGTCTGAATATTCGCTTTGGTCTCGTAACCCTGAAATTGCAATTATTGAGAAATGCCAAGAATTAGGTACAACCTTTGTTTCATTCAGCCCTGTTGGTCGTGGTATTTTAACAGGAAAAGTTAAAAGTAATCAGTTTGTTGAAAAAGATATCCGTCGTGCAATGCCTAGGTTTTCAGAGCCAAACTTTACGCAAAATTTAGGGTTAATCGAACAGTTACAACCACTTCTAATTCAATTTGGGGCTGAAAATAGTACACAACCTCAACCAACATTAGCACAATTAGCTTTGGCTTGGACATTAACTAAATGTCCAAATAGTATTGCGCTTCCAGGAACAACTAACTTTCAGCATTTAGAAGAGAATTGGCTGGCTCAAAATTACCGCTTATCTTTAGATTTGTTGGCTAAAATTAACGACCTATTTAATTATCAAAATGTGTTTGGTACTCGTTATAATGCAACAACACAGCTAGAGATAGATACTGAAGAGTTTATTTAACCACTCTTATTTTTTGATTAAATTTAACGCCGTTCTCGATGAATTCTCTGAATCATTAAGAACGGCGTTTTTTATGATATAAAGGTAATATCAATAGTCGAAAGATAAAAATGAGTACAAATAATTCAACTCGGACTATAGTGATAAGTAAAGATAACTCTTGGAGTCAAGC
It encodes the following:
- a CDS encoding Gfo/Idh/MocA family oxidoreductase, whose amino-acid sequence is MNVCIVGATGAFGLKHIDAVKQIEGVAISSLVSPDLDKLDDLISTFEQPPVGYANLTAALESPDVDAVILATPTQMHAAQAIECMEAGKHVLVEIPMADNIEDSYKVVEAQKKSGLIAMAGHTRRFNPSHQWIQNKIAAGELHIQQMDVQTYFFRRTNTNAKGEERCWTDHLLWHHACHTVDLFQYQTGEKATKLQAMQGPIHPKLGIAMDMSIGMKVPSGAICTLSLSFNNDGPFGTFFRYICEEGTYIARYDDLFDGRENPISLEGVAVSNNGIELIDREFFDAIKTGREPNSSVASCLPAMETLHGLEQLLESE
- a CDS encoding aldo/keto reductase, translated to MTKIADKKLAPIALGCMNLSHAYGLAPSKEHGMKVLNQALDLGYDMLDTAALYGFGLNEELLAKAVGHRRDEFFLASKCGMFKGDNGLRTIDGRPKTLRKNCEDSLKRLNTDVIDLYYLHRWDKSVPIEESVGELSRLVDEGKVKHLGLSEVSAKTLCLANQVHPIAAVQSEYSLWSRNPEIAIIEKCQELGTTFVSFSPVGRGILTGKVKSNQFVEKDIRRAMPRFSEPNFTQNLGLIEQLQPLLIQFGAENSTQPQPTLAQLALAWTLTKCPNSIALPGTTNFQHLEENWLAQNYRLSLDLLAKINDLFNYQNVFGTRYNATTQLEIDTEEFI